The proteins below are encoded in one region of Vulpes lagopus strain Blue_001 chromosome 10, ASM1834538v1, whole genome shotgun sequence:
- the LOC121500561 gene encoding proline-rich proteoglycan 2-like: MRGSGAPAGPLHPPVAAGPRDHSGAGSPCASGRTRPGPPPASLDDARPPRGLGACSPAGLEDRAAGLWGGPSSPGTAGGGRGALHTRGDPAPRRGLKGAQHLRQRRPGGQRLTMGRPSSLRPALRDRRAGGGRMPPTGSDAPEVTPPEPPPRLGPGFSDF, encoded by the exons ATGCGGGGCTCCGGGGCGCCCGCCGGGCCCCTCCACCCACCGGTCGCAGCGGGGCCGCGGGACCACAGCGGCGCGGGGTCTCCGTGCGCATCCGGGCGCACACGCCCGGGGCCTCCGCCCGCGAGCCTGGACGACGCGCGCCCACCCCGGGGCCTCGGGGCCTGCTCACCGGCCGGCCTCGAGGACCGGGCCGCCGGACTCTGGGGAGGGCCGAGCTCCCCGGGcacggcgggcggggggcgcggcgcccTCCACACACGGGGCGACCCCGCCCCACGGCGGGGCCTTAAGGGCGCGCAGCATTTAAG GCAGCGGAGGCCGGGCGGGCAGCGCCTCACCATGGGGCGGCCATCGTCCCTCCGCCCCGCTCTACGCGACCGCCGGGCCGGGGGAGGACGGATGCCACCGACCGGAAGCGACGCGCCGGAAGTGACGCCTCCAGAGCCGCCGCCGCGCCTGGGGCCCGGCTTCTCGGACTTCTGA
- the NADK gene encoding NAD kinase isoform X3 produces the protein MSCLLPICVSSLWTQGRETPPEKTDHSRHQCFSDRSPHLSTMEMEQEKVNMSKALSADSGSYRCSACHGDEDWGSKHPIRGRAKSRSLSASPALASAKEFRRTRSLHGPCPVTTFGPKACVLQNPQTIMHIQDPASQRLTWNKSPKSVLVIKKMRDASLLQPFKELCTYLMEENNMIVYVEKKVLEDPAMVSDDNFGAVKKKFCTFREDYDDISNQIDFIICLGGDGTLLYASSLFQGSVPPVMAFHLGSLGFLTPFNFENFQSQVTQVIQGNAAVVLRSRLKVRVVKELRGKKMTMPNGISENGVLAADLDTEVGKQVMQYQVLNEVVIDRGPSSYLSNVDVYLDGHLITTVQGDGVIVSTPTGSTAYAAAAGASMIHPNVPAIMITPICPHSLSFRPIVVPAGVELKIMLSPEARNTAWVSFDGRKRQEIRHGDSISITTSCYPLPSICVRDPVSDWFESLAQCLHWNVRKKQAHFTEEEEEEEEEEVEEGEGEG, from the exons gCATCAGTGTTTTTCTGATCGAAGTCCTCATTTATCGACTATGGAAATGGAACAAGAGAAAGTCAACATGAGTAAGGCACTGAGCGCAGACTCGGGCTCATACCGCTGCTCCGCATGCCATGGGGACGAGGACTGGGGGTCCAAGCATCCCATCCGGGGGCGGGCCAAGTCCCGCAGCCTGTCTGCCTCACCTGCCCTGGCCAGCGCCAAAGAGTTCAG GAGGACTCGCTCTTTGCATGGGCCATGCCCGGTGACCACGTTTGGACCAAAGGCCTGCGTTCTGCAGAACCCTCAGACCATCAT GCATATCCAGGACCCTGCCAGCCAGCGGTTGACGTGGAACAAGTCCCCGAAGAGTGTTCTTGTCATCAAGAAGATGAGGGATGCTAGCCTGCTGCAGCCCTTCAAGGAGCTCTGCACGTACCTGATGGAG GAGAACAACATGATTGTTTATGTGGAGAAGAAGGTTCTAGAAGACCCTGCCATGGTGAGCGATGACAACTTTGGAGCAGTGAAGAAAAAGTTCTGCACCTTCAGAGAAG ATTATGATGACATTTCCAATCAGATCGATTTCATCATATGCCTGGGAGGGGATGGGACCCTGCTTTATGCCTCATCACTGTTCCAG GGCAGCGTACCTCCGGTCATGGCATTCCACCTGGGTTCCCTGGGCTTCCTAACCCCCTTCAACTTCGAGAATTTTCAGTCCCAAGTTACTCAGGTGATACAAG GGAATGCGGCTGTTGTTCTTCGGAGCCGGCTGAAGGTCCGGGTTGTGAAGGAGCTCAGAGGGAAGAAGATGACTATGCCCAACGGGATCAGCGAGAATGGAGTACTGGCTGCAGACCTGGACACAGAGGTTGGGAAGCAGGTCATGCAGTATCAG GTCCTGAACGAGGTTGTCATCGATAGAGGTCCCTCCTCATACCTGTCCAACGTAGATGTCTACCTAGACGGGCACCTCATCACCACAGTGCAGGGTGACG GCGTGATCGTCTCCACCCCAACGGGCAGCACAGCGTATGCGGCCGCAGCCGGGGCCTCCATGATCCACCCCAACGTGCCAGCCATCATGATCACGCCCATCTGCCCCCACTCGCTGTCATTCCGACCTATTGTGGTCCCTGCAGGGGTCGAGCTGAAG ATCATGCTTTCACCGGAAGCAAGGAACACCGCATGGGTGTCCTTCGATGGACGGAAAAGACAGGAAATCCGCCATGGAGACAG catcagcatcactacCTCTTGCTACCCGCTTCCTTCCATCTGCGTCCGAGACCCTGTGAGCGACTGGTTTGAGAGCCTTGCACAGTGTCTGCACTGGAATGTGCGGAAGAAACAGGcgcatttcacagaggaggaggaagaggaggaggaagaggaagtggaggagggggagggggagggctag
- the NADK gene encoding NAD kinase isoform X2 gives MEMEQEKVNMSKALSADSGSYRCSACHGDEDWGSKHPIRGRAKSRSLSASPALASAKEFRRTRSLHGPCPVTTFGPKACVLQNPQTIMHIQDPASQRLTWNKSPKSVLVIKKMRDASLLQPFKELCTYLMEENNMIVYVEKKVLEDPAMVSDDNFGAVKKKFCTFREDYDDISNQIDFIICLGGDGTLLYASSLFQGSVPPVMAFHLGSLGFLTPFNFENFQSQVTQVIQGNAAVVLRSRLKVRVVKELRGKKMTMPNGISENGVLAADLDTEVLNEVVIDRGPSSYLSNVDVYLDGHLITTVQGDGVIVSTPTGSTAYAAAAGASMIHPNVPAIMITPICPHSLSFRPIVVPAGVELKIMLSPEARNTAWVSFDGRKRQEIRHGDSISITTSCYPLPSICVRDPVSDWFESLAQCLHWNVRKKQAHFTEEEEEEEEEEVEEGEGEG, from the exons ATGGAAATGGAACAAGAGAAAGTCAACATGAGTAAGGCACTGAGCGCAGACTCGGGCTCATACCGCTGCTCCGCATGCCATGGGGACGAGGACTGGGGGTCCAAGCATCCCATCCGGGGGCGGGCCAAGTCCCGCAGCCTGTCTGCCTCACCTGCCCTGGCCAGCGCCAAAGAGTTCAG GAGGACTCGCTCTTTGCATGGGCCATGCCCGGTGACCACGTTTGGACCAAAGGCCTGCGTTCTGCAGAACCCTCAGACCATCAT GCATATCCAGGACCCTGCCAGCCAGCGGTTGACGTGGAACAAGTCCCCGAAGAGTGTTCTTGTCATCAAGAAGATGAGGGATGCTAGCCTGCTGCAGCCCTTCAAGGAGCTCTGCACGTACCTGATGGAG GAGAACAACATGATTGTTTATGTGGAGAAGAAGGTTCTAGAAGACCCTGCCATGGTGAGCGATGACAACTTTGGAGCAGTGAAGAAAAAGTTCTGCACCTTCAGAGAAG ATTATGATGACATTTCCAATCAGATCGATTTCATCATATGCCTGGGAGGGGATGGGACCCTGCTTTATGCCTCATCACTGTTCCAG GGCAGCGTACCTCCGGTCATGGCATTCCACCTGGGTTCCCTGGGCTTCCTAACCCCCTTCAACTTCGAGAATTTTCAGTCCCAAGTTACTCAGGTGATACAAG GGAATGCGGCTGTTGTTCTTCGGAGCCGGCTGAAGGTCCGGGTTGTGAAGGAGCTCAGAGGGAAGAAGATGACTATGCCCAACGGGATCAGCGAGAATGGAGTACTGGCTGCAGACCTGGACACAGAG GTCCTGAACGAGGTTGTCATCGATAGAGGTCCCTCCTCATACCTGTCCAACGTAGATGTCTACCTAGACGGGCACCTCATCACCACAGTGCAGGGTGACG GCGTGATCGTCTCCACCCCAACGGGCAGCACAGCGTATGCGGCCGCAGCCGGGGCCTCCATGATCCACCCCAACGTGCCAGCCATCATGATCACGCCCATCTGCCCCCACTCGCTGTCATTCCGACCTATTGTGGTCCCTGCAGGGGTCGAGCTGAAG ATCATGCTTTCACCGGAAGCAAGGAACACCGCATGGGTGTCCTTCGATGGACGGAAAAGACAGGAAATCCGCCATGGAGACAG catcagcatcactacCTCTTGCTACCCGCTTCCTTCCATCTGCGTCCGAGACCCTGTGAGCGACTGGTTTGAGAGCCTTGCACAGTGTCTGCACTGGAATGTGCGGAAGAAACAGGcgcatttcacagaggaggaggaagaggaggaggaagaggaagtggaggagggggagggggagggctag
- the NADK gene encoding NAD kinase isoform X1: protein MEMEQEKVNMSKALSADSGSYRCSACHGDEDWGSKHPIRGRAKSRSLSASPALASAKEFRRTRSLHGPCPVTTFGPKACVLQNPQTIMHIQDPASQRLTWNKSPKSVLVIKKMRDASLLQPFKELCTYLMEENNMIVYVEKKVLEDPAMVSDDNFGAVKKKFCTFREDYDDISNQIDFIICLGGDGTLLYASSLFQGSVPPVMAFHLGSLGFLTPFNFENFQSQVTQVIQGNAAVVLRSRLKVRVVKELRGKKMTMPNGISENGVLAADLDTEVGKQVMQYQVLNEVVIDRGPSSYLSNVDVYLDGHLITTVQGDGVIVSTPTGSTAYAAAAGASMIHPNVPAIMITPICPHSLSFRPIVVPAGVELKIMLSPEARNTAWVSFDGRKRQEIRHGDSISITTSCYPLPSICVRDPVSDWFESLAQCLHWNVRKKQAHFTEEEEEEEEEEVEEGEGEG from the exons ATGGAAATGGAACAAGAGAAAGTCAACATGAGTAAGGCACTGAGCGCAGACTCGGGCTCATACCGCTGCTCCGCATGCCATGGGGACGAGGACTGGGGGTCCAAGCATCCCATCCGGGGGCGGGCCAAGTCCCGCAGCCTGTCTGCCTCACCTGCCCTGGCCAGCGCCAAAGAGTTCAG GAGGACTCGCTCTTTGCATGGGCCATGCCCGGTGACCACGTTTGGACCAAAGGCCTGCGTTCTGCAGAACCCTCAGACCATCAT GCATATCCAGGACCCTGCCAGCCAGCGGTTGACGTGGAACAAGTCCCCGAAGAGTGTTCTTGTCATCAAGAAGATGAGGGATGCTAGCCTGCTGCAGCCCTTCAAGGAGCTCTGCACGTACCTGATGGAG GAGAACAACATGATTGTTTATGTGGAGAAGAAGGTTCTAGAAGACCCTGCCATGGTGAGCGATGACAACTTTGGAGCAGTGAAGAAAAAGTTCTGCACCTTCAGAGAAG ATTATGATGACATTTCCAATCAGATCGATTTCATCATATGCCTGGGAGGGGATGGGACCCTGCTTTATGCCTCATCACTGTTCCAG GGCAGCGTACCTCCGGTCATGGCATTCCACCTGGGTTCCCTGGGCTTCCTAACCCCCTTCAACTTCGAGAATTTTCAGTCCCAAGTTACTCAGGTGATACAAG GGAATGCGGCTGTTGTTCTTCGGAGCCGGCTGAAGGTCCGGGTTGTGAAGGAGCTCAGAGGGAAGAAGATGACTATGCCCAACGGGATCAGCGAGAATGGAGTACTGGCTGCAGACCTGGACACAGAGGTTGGGAAGCAGGTCATGCAGTATCAG GTCCTGAACGAGGTTGTCATCGATAGAGGTCCCTCCTCATACCTGTCCAACGTAGATGTCTACCTAGACGGGCACCTCATCACCACAGTGCAGGGTGACG GCGTGATCGTCTCCACCCCAACGGGCAGCACAGCGTATGCGGCCGCAGCCGGGGCCTCCATGATCCACCCCAACGTGCCAGCCATCATGATCACGCCCATCTGCCCCCACTCGCTGTCATTCCGACCTATTGTGGTCCCTGCAGGGGTCGAGCTGAAG ATCATGCTTTCACCGGAAGCAAGGAACACCGCATGGGTGTCCTTCGATGGACGGAAAAGACAGGAAATCCGCCATGGAGACAG catcagcatcactacCTCTTGCTACCCGCTTCCTTCCATCTGCGTCCGAGACCCTGTGAGCGACTGGTTTGAGAGCCTTGCACAGTGTCTGCACTGGAATGTGCGGAAGAAACAGGcgcatttcacagaggaggaggaagaggaggaggaagaggaagtggaggagggggagggggagggctag